The following coding sequences lie in one Sinorhizobium fredii USDA 257 genomic window:
- a CDS encoding rhodanese-like domain-containing protein: MVKNVKDLLAEANSAVPKLSPTEAAEKMRSGDVLVVDVRDPTEVQQTGRIKGAVNVSRGMLEFRADPESQYHNPAFQKDKTILLHCASGGRSALAGKTLQEMGYTAVFNIGGFKELAEAGIDTEPA, translated from the coding sequence ATGGTGAAGAACGTCAAGGACCTGCTGGCGGAAGCAAATAGTGCCGTCCCGAAGTTGTCGCCGACCGAAGCCGCTGAGAAGATGCGCTCCGGCGACGTGCTCGTTGTGGATGTCCGAGATCCGACGGAGGTTCAGCAGACCGGCAGGATCAAGGGGGCAGTGAACGTCTCGCGCGGCATGCTGGAATTTCGAGCGGACCCGGAGAGCCAGTATCACAACCCGGCCTTTCAGAAGGACAAGACCATCCTTCTGCATTGCGCTTCCGGCGGCCGTTCCGCTCTCGCGGGTAAGACCCTGCAGGAGATGGGATATACGGCGGTTTTCAACATTGGCGGCTTCAAGGAGCTCGCCGAAGCGGGGATCGATACAGAGCCCGCGTGA
- a CDS encoding multicopper oxidase family protein, with the protein MTPMLSRRTFLQGSAALGGAFALGAGLAARAGASPEPQVLTAQLANAQIAADGATPVMTYGLGETPHAGMPPVLRIRKGGAYAARLVNRLDEPTTVHWHGLRIANAMDGVPEMTQPYVYPGDHFDYSFTPPDAGTFWYHPHCNTLTQIGHGLTGVIVVENPEDPVFDAEIVLNLRDWRLGTGGKFIDPFKPRDAARGGTYGTVRTANWQQEPVYDAPTGGLVRVRIAATDVTRIYTIGLEGAEAKVVALDGNPVDLPFLLDRLDIGPGQRVDLVMRMPDSEGAHATLGNFRGSKPWTIARLRAVGPSLKRDLGDVAPLPANPVTEADLSTAKRIPLELTATAEYKAAPSICGSLGFTFWALNKVPWPGDTPDPIAPIEELKLGKSYVLEIANRTPHAHPIHLHGLSFRILSSNKRNFLPPPTDTILLLPDEQAEVALVADNPGDWVIHCHIIEHQKTGMTGYFRII; encoded by the coding sequence ATGACGCCGATGCTCAGCCGCCGCACTTTTCTCCAGGGCTCGGCCGCACTGGGCGGCGCCTTCGCACTCGGCGCCGGGCTTGCGGCACGGGCCGGGGCGTCTCCCGAACCTCAGGTCCTCACGGCGCAACTGGCAAATGCGCAGATCGCGGCCGACGGCGCTACCCCCGTCATGACCTACGGACTCGGTGAAACGCCTCATGCCGGCATGCCGCCGGTCTTGCGAATTCGCAAGGGCGGGGCCTATGCGGCAAGGCTCGTGAACAGGCTCGATGAGCCGACGACGGTTCACTGGCACGGGCTCAGAATCGCCAATGCGATGGACGGCGTGCCGGAGATGACCCAGCCTTATGTTTATCCGGGCGATCACTTCGATTACAGCTTCACACCGCCAGACGCCGGCACCTTCTGGTACCATCCTCATTGCAACACGCTGACGCAGATAGGCCATGGCCTGACCGGTGTGATCGTCGTCGAAAATCCCGAAGATCCGGTTTTCGACGCGGAGATCGTCCTCAATCTTCGCGACTGGCGGCTCGGCACCGGAGGCAAATTCATCGATCCGTTCAAACCGCGGGATGCGGCACGCGGCGGCACCTACGGGACCGTCAGAACTGCCAATTGGCAACAGGAGCCGGTTTACGACGCGCCGACCGGCGGACTCGTTCGGGTCAGGATCGCCGCCACCGACGTGACGCGCATCTACACGATCGGCCTTGAGGGCGCCGAGGCGAAGGTGGTCGCGCTTGATGGCAATCCCGTCGATCTTCCGTTCCTGCTCGATCGGCTGGACATCGGGCCGGGGCAGCGCGTCGATCTCGTGATGCGCATGCCCGACAGCGAAGGGGCGCATGCGACGCTCGGCAATTTCCGCGGGTCGAAGCCTTGGACGATCGCGAGACTGCGTGCGGTCGGCCCGTCCTTGAAACGCGATCTTGGCGACGTCGCTCCCCTCCCCGCCAATCCGGTCACCGAAGCCGACCTGTCGACGGCCAAGCGAATTCCCCTCGAACTCACGGCAACCGCCGAATACAAGGCGGCACCGTCGATCTGCGGATCGCTCGGCTTCACCTTCTGGGCGCTCAACAAGGTTCCATGGCCGGGAGACACGCCCGACCCGATTGCGCCGATCGAGGAGTTGAAGCTCGGCAAAAGCTATGTGCTCGAAATCGCCAATCGCACCCCGCACGCGCACCCGATCCATCTGCATGGCTTGAGCTTCCGCATCCTCAGTTCGAACAAACGGAACTTCCTGCCGCCGCCGACCGACACGATCCTGCTTCTGCCGGACGAACAGGCGGAGGTGGCGCTCGTTGCCGATAACCCCGGCGACTGGGTGATCCACTGCCACATCATCGAACATCAAAAGACCGGGATGACCGGTTATTTCAGAATTATCTGA
- the ppx gene encoding exopolyphosphatase produces MVESEAQGRLPGIRPVSVVDIGSNSIRLVVYEGLSRAPAVLFNEKVMCGLGKGIDATGRMEEESVERALKALHRFRALSDQARATQMYVLATAAAREASNGAALIEKAEAILDQKVRILTGEEEAYYSAMGVVSGYHDPDGVVGDLGGGSLELVDVEGRRIGNGVTLPLGGIRLFEHSNGSLARARTWVRKFMKGADVLRKGTGRTFYAVGGTWRAIAKLQMEMRDYPLHMMQGYEISYDEAMTILAEVIEPKALKPSAFATISKSRRSLLPFGAVTMQEAISIMRPERISFSALGVREGYLYSLLSDEERLQDPLLTAADEIAILRARSPEHARELAEWTGRMVPNFGIEETEEESRYRKAACLLADISWRAHPDYRGLQALNIIAHSAFTGITHAGRAYIALANYYRFEGLNDDGATSPLAGITTPRLLELAKVLGGLLRVAYLFSASMPGVARHLTLRRSLRPDVDLEFVVPAAYLDFEGERLDGRLQQLSRLTGKKLAFHFES; encoded by the coding sequence ATGGTCGAATCTGAAGCGCAGGGGCGTCTGCCCGGCATCCGCCCTGTGTCCGTCGTGGACATCGGCTCCAACTCCATTCGTCTCGTCGTCTACGAGGGGCTCAGCCGTGCCCCGGCGGTGCTCTTCAATGAAAAGGTGATGTGCGGTCTCGGCAAGGGCATCGACGCGACCGGCCGAATGGAGGAGGAGAGCGTCGAGCGGGCGCTGAAGGCGCTGCACCGGTTCCGTGCGCTGTCCGACCAGGCGCGCGCCACGCAGATGTATGTGCTGGCAACCGCCGCCGCGCGCGAGGCCTCGAACGGCGCGGCCCTCATCGAGAAGGCGGAAGCCATTCTCGACCAGAAGGTTCGAATCCTAACCGGCGAGGAGGAAGCCTACTACTCGGCCATGGGCGTCGTCAGCGGTTATCACGATCCGGATGGCGTGGTCGGTGACCTTGGCGGCGGTTCGCTCGAACTGGTCGATGTCGAGGGCCGGCGGATCGGCAACGGGGTAACCCTGCCGCTCGGCGGTATCCGTCTCTTCGAGCACAGCAACGGCTCGCTGGCACGGGCACGCACCTGGGTGCGGAAGTTCATGAAGGGTGCCGATGTCCTGAGAAAGGGTACCGGGCGCACTTTCTACGCCGTCGGCGGGACCTGGCGCGCGATCGCCAAGCTTCAGATGGAAATGCGCGACTATCCGCTGCACATGATGCAGGGCTACGAGATCTCCTATGACGAGGCGATGACGATTCTCGCCGAGGTGATCGAGCCCAAGGCCTTGAAGCCCTCTGCTTTTGCAACGATTTCCAAGAGCCGTCGCAGCCTTTTGCCGTTCGGCGCCGTGACGATGCAGGAGGCGATCTCGATCATGCGCCCCGAGCGCATTTCGTTTTCGGCCCTCGGCGTTCGCGAAGGCTACCTGTACTCGCTGCTTTCCGATGAGGAGCGCTTGCAGGACCCGTTGCTCACGGCAGCCGACGAGATCGCCATCCTGCGCGCCCGCTCACCGGAACATGCGCGCGAGCTTGCCGAGTGGACCGGGCGGATGGTGCCGAACTTCGGCATCGAGGAAACCGAGGAGGAGAGCCGCTACCGCAAGGCCGCCTGCCTGTTGGCGGACATCAGTTGGCGCGCGCATCCGGACTATCGCGGCCTGCAGGCGCTGAACATCATCGCCCATTCCGCCTTCACCGGCATTACGCATGCCGGCCGGGCCTACATCGCGCTCGCCAACTACTATCGCTTCGAGGGGCTCAACGACGACGGCGCCACCAGCCCTCTCGCCGGCATCACCACGCCACGTCTTCTCGAACTGGCGAAGGTGCTCGGCGGGCTGTTGCGGGTAGCCTATCTCTTCTCCGCCTCCATGCCGGGGGTCGCCCGCCATCTCACCCTGCGACGGTCGTTGCGGCCGGATGTCGACCTCGAATTCGTCGTGCCGGCAGCCTACCTGGATTTCGAGGGCGAACGCCTTGATGGCCGCCTGCAGCAACTGAGCCGGCTGACGGGCAAGAAACTCGCGTTCCACTTCGAGAGCTGA
- a CDS encoding MFS transporter: MSQIRPLIPLLLTAGILIGGNGLQGTFISLRALDEGFSTSLIGVVGAAYNVGFAIGCVYVTRILRAIGHIRTFSAMAAIASAAAIAMVLVIEPWFWFVMRLVAGICFAGLFATVESWLNASVTNANRARTLSIYRLVDLGSVTAAQYMIPGVGIGGFELFAFISMALTLSLVPISFADRSSPVAPEAIHFDVNALWNISPLATIGCIVVGLTNAAFRSLGPIYAQEIGLSVTAIATFMSAGIIGGVVLQYPLGHYSDQFDRRLIILIATFGSLVAGLFLAFGAGSDEWLNFAGIFAFGAFAMPLYSLCSAHANDHAAEGQHALVSAGMLFFWSLGAIIGPLFASFLLDLFGPRALFLYTAAILFLFMLYTLRRMTARGAIPAGERSMPFRNLLRTSSFFNKLAGGSQPQHDRLRQDVRSRRIAEHEDQV; this comes from the coding sequence ATGTCCCAAATACGCCCGCTCATCCCCCTCCTCCTCACCGCCGGCATTCTGATCGGCGGCAATGGATTGCAGGGCACCTTCATTTCCTTGCGCGCGCTCGATGAAGGCTTTTCGACATCCCTGATCGGTGTCGTCGGCGCAGCCTACAATGTCGGCTTTGCGATCGGCTGCGTCTACGTGACCAGGATCCTCAGGGCGATCGGTCATATCCGTACCTTCTCCGCCATGGCGGCGATCGCCTCGGCGGCGGCAATCGCCATGGTGCTGGTCATCGAGCCGTGGTTCTGGTTCGTGATGCGGCTCGTCGCCGGCATCTGCTTCGCCGGTCTTTTTGCAACGGTCGAGAGCTGGTTGAATGCCAGCGTCACCAATGCCAACCGGGCCCGCACGCTGTCGATCTACCGCCTAGTCGACCTCGGCTCGGTGACCGCCGCGCAATACATGATTCCGGGTGTGGGGATCGGCGGCTTCGAGCTCTTCGCCTTCATCTCAATGGCGCTGACGCTCTCGCTTGTGCCGATCTCGTTTGCCGACCGGTCGAGCCCGGTCGCTCCGGAAGCAATCCACTTCGACGTCAACGCGCTTTGGAACATCTCGCCGCTTGCCACCATCGGCTGCATCGTCGTGGGTCTCACCAATGCGGCCTTTCGCTCACTCGGACCGATCTATGCGCAGGAGATCGGGCTTTCGGTCACCGCGATTGCGACCTTCATGAGCGCCGGCATCATCGGCGGCGTCGTGCTGCAATATCCGCTCGGGCACTACTCGGACCAGTTCGACCGCCGGCTGATCATTCTGATCGCCACTTTCGGCTCACTCGTTGCGGGCCTTTTCCTCGCTTTCGGCGCCGGCAGCGACGAGTGGCTGAACTTCGCCGGCATCTTTGCCTTCGGCGCCTTCGCCATGCCGCTCTATTCGCTCTGCTCGGCCCATGCCAACGACCACGCGGCGGAAGGTCAGCATGCGCTGGTTTCCGCCGGCATGCTGTTCTTCTGGTCGCTCGGCGCCATCATTGGGCCGCTCTTCGCCTCCTTCCTGCTCGATCTCTTCGGCCCGCGCGCGCTCTTCCTTTATACCGCCGCGATCCTCTTCCTCTTCATGCTCTACACGCTCCGGCGCATGACGGCCCGCGGAGCGATTCCGGCGGGCGAACGCTCCATGCCGTTCCGCAATCTCCTGCGTACCTCGTCGTTCTTCAACAAGCTGGCGGGCGGCAGCCAGCCGCAGCATGATCGCCTGCGGCAAGATGTGCGATCCCGACGAATTGCTGAACACGAGGATCAGGTTTAA
- the rnd gene encoding ribonuclease D produces MIQTTAELEAACQELARSSYITIDTEFLRETTFWPELCLIQMASPDTAVIVDPMAPGLDLAPFFALMANTDVIKVFHAARQDIEIIHHLGNLIPHPLFDTQVAAMVCGFGDSVSYDQLVSRIKNVQIDKSSRFTDWSRRPLTDKQLEYAFADVTHLRDIYHYLKAELEREGRSSWLAEEMAILENRETYDLHPENAWQRLKMRVRKPIELAVLQKVAAWREREARARNVPRGRIIKDDAIYEVAQQQPKDAEALGRLRTIPKGWERSSAGAAIVEAVTEALAIPKTELPRLPRQNHTPEGAAAAVEMLKVLLKLISEKQGVAAKIIASSDDLDRIAAEGENADVAALKGWRRELFGEMALKLINGEVALRFVGKKIEAMEIGG; encoded by the coding sequence ATGATTCAGACGACAGCAGAACTGGAGGCCGCCTGCCAAGAGCTGGCCCGCTCGAGCTACATTACGATCGATACGGAATTCCTGCGCGAGACCACGTTCTGGCCTGAACTCTGCCTGATCCAGATGGCCAGCCCCGACACGGCGGTGATCGTCGATCCGATGGCGCCGGGGCTCGACCTTGCGCCCTTCTTCGCGCTGATGGCCAATACAGATGTCATCAAAGTCTTCCACGCGGCCCGCCAGGACATCGAGATCATCCACCATCTCGGCAACCTCATTCCGCATCCGCTCTTCGATACGCAAGTCGCGGCAATGGTCTGCGGCTTCGGCGACAGCGTCTCCTACGACCAGTTAGTCAGCCGCATCAAGAACGTGCAGATCGACAAGTCCTCGCGCTTCACCGACTGGAGCCGCAGGCCGCTCACCGACAAGCAGCTCGAATATGCTTTTGCCGACGTGACGCATCTCAGGGACATCTACCATTACCTGAAAGCGGAGCTCGAGCGCGAGGGACGCTCCTCCTGGCTTGCCGAGGAAATGGCAATTCTGGAGAACCGCGAGACCTACGACCTCCATCCGGAGAATGCCTGGCAGCGCCTGAAGATGCGCGTCAGAAAGCCGATCGAGCTGGCGGTTCTGCAGAAAGTCGCCGCCTGGCGCGAGCGCGAAGCACGGGCGCGCAACGTGCCGCGGGGCCGGATCATCAAAGACGATGCAATCTACGAAGTTGCCCAGCAGCAGCCGAAGGACGCGGAAGCGCTCGGCCGACTCAGAACCATTCCGAAGGGGTGGGAGCGCTCCAGTGCGGGCGCTGCGATCGTCGAGGCGGTGACCGAGGCGCTGGCGATTCCGAAGACTGAACTGCCCCGACTGCCGCGGCAGAATCACACGCCGGAAGGCGCGGCCGCAGCGGTCGAGATGCTCAAGGTGCTCTTGAAGCTCATCTCCGAAAAGCAGGGCGTGGCGGCCAAGATCATCGCCAGCAGCGACGATCTCGACCGAATCGCCGCTGAAGGCGAGAATGCCGATGTCGCCGCGCTGAAGGGCTGGCGCCGGGAGCTTTTCGGCGAGATGGCACTGAAGCTCATCAATGGCGAAGTGGCGCTTCGGTTTGTCGGAAAAAAAATCGAGGCAATGGAAATCGGCGGTTGA
- a CDS encoding adenylate/guanylate cyclase domain-containing protein, producing MRWRFSTLEFILLLLVVAGSGVAYAWVVYGDGALIGATFAVFICMPVLAFERRIIFRRLYRTIHSFPTPAFLLSSVAVYFAVENLGFVAAGVVLKLLGVLQQSWSDAVIPSFNALVYALVVSGPIIFVLRVRELLGRNVFLSLLTGRYRKPVQEERVFLFIDVAGSTSYAERFGDLKMQEYLGKLFAEVADPVLRYRGSIDDYVGDAAVITWSFDRALADAACIRCVFDILDQVEASASRWRKVYGEVPRLRAALHGGTIVAAEIGVDRHKITYFGDTVNTTARLEGLCRTLDRQVLISADLLRRMRLPIFVRSEDLGEHEVKGRGQKLGVFALRAVQP from the coding sequence ATGCGCTGGAGATTTTCCACGCTCGAGTTCATCCTGTTGCTCTTGGTCGTCGCCGGCAGCGGCGTGGCCTATGCCTGGGTCGTCTATGGGGACGGCGCGCTGATCGGCGCGACCTTTGCGGTCTTCATCTGCATGCCGGTCCTTGCCTTTGAACGACGCATCATCTTCCGCCGCCTCTACAGGACGATCCACAGCTTTCCGACGCCAGCCTTTCTGTTGTCCTCGGTCGCCGTCTATTTCGCCGTTGAGAATCTCGGCTTTGTCGCGGCGGGGGTGGTGCTGAAGCTGTTGGGCGTGCTGCAGCAGAGCTGGAGTGACGCGGTGATTCCGTCCTTCAATGCGCTCGTCTATGCGCTCGTCGTTTCCGGTCCGATTATTTTCGTCCTGCGGGTGCGGGAACTGCTCGGCCGCAATGTCTTCCTCAGCTTGCTGACGGGACGCTACCGCAAGCCGGTGCAGGAGGAGCGCGTCTTCCTGTTTATCGATGTCGCCGGCTCGACCTCCTATGCCGAGCGCTTCGGCGATCTCAAGATGCAGGAATATCTCGGAAAGCTGTTTGCGGAGGTCGCCGACCCGGTGCTGCGCTACCGCGGATCCATCGACGACTATGTCGGGGACGCTGCAGTCATCACCTGGTCCTTCGATCGAGCCTTGGCGGACGCCGCCTGCATTCGCTGCGTCTTCGACATTCTCGACCAGGTCGAAGCGTCCGCCTCCCGCTGGCGCAAGGTTTACGGCGAGGTTCCGCGCCTGCGCGCCGCACTTCACGGCGGAACGATCGTCGCCGCCGAAATCGGCGTCGACAGGCACAAGATCACCTATTTCGGAGACACGGTGAACACGACGGCGCGTCTCGAGGGCCTCTGCCGAACGCTTGATCGGCAGGTGTTGATTTCCGCCGATCTCTTGCGGCGCATGCGCTTGCCCATTTTTGTCAGAAGCGAAGACCTCGGCGAACACGAGGTGAAAGGCCGCGGCCAGAAGCTCGGCGTGTTCGCGCTTCGCGCCGTCCAGCCGTAA
- a CDS encoding esterase-like activity of phytase family protein, which translates to MTKSILAVALTLLSTTTALADEKAFPATLKAHAILPANTIIAAPADAADYLKTSGKFSAADRKRAMDLGSVPGKDGVRPTGLSLPFNGQPMQGFSGIKAMPDGTFWSLSDNGFGNKLNSTDAMLMLHHLKIDWDGGKVEALETIFFSDPDSKAPFPIVMEGSTTRYLTGGDFDIESIQPVADGFWVGEEFGPYVLKFDTNGKLTNVIPTMMDGKPVLSPDNPTLALQADPSKKTPAFNLKRSGGYEGLALSKDGTKLYGLLEGPLWIDNESVEQADGRPALRIVELDAARKSWTGRSWLYPLAEGGEAIGDFNMLDEKTALVIERDNGAGTLDKACADPKDPKPDCFAVGSKLKRIYKIEMTEENIGKAVRKIGYIDLLKIADPDNRKRQGGGDGYYDMPFVTIENVDRVDDTHIIVGNDNNLPFSAGRALDKADDNEFVLLEVGEFLKAE; encoded by the coding sequence ATGACGAAGTCCATTCTCGCCGTCGCCTTGACGCTCTTGTCGACGACGACCGCGCTCGCCGACGAGAAGGCCTTTCCGGCAACACTGAAGGCGCACGCCATCCTTCCGGCCAATACCATCATCGCCGCGCCGGCGGATGCGGCCGATTATCTCAAGACGTCCGGCAAGTTCTCGGCCGCTGACCGCAAGCGCGCGATGGATTTGGGCAGTGTGCCGGGCAAGGACGGCGTTCGGCCGACCGGGCTGTCGCTTCCCTTCAATGGCCAGCCGATGCAGGGCTTTTCGGGCATTAAGGCGATGCCGGACGGAACCTTCTGGAGCCTTTCGGATAATGGCTTCGGCAACAAGCTCAATTCGACCGACGCCATGCTGATGCTTCATCACCTGAAGATCGACTGGGACGGCGGCAAGGTTGAAGCGCTGGAGACGATCTTTTTCTCGGACCCAGACAGCAAGGCTCCCTTCCCGATCGTCATGGAAGGTTCTACGACGCGCTATCTCACGGGTGGTGATTTCGACATCGAGTCGATCCAGCCTGTCGCCGATGGCTTCTGGGTCGGCGAGGAATTTGGCCCCTATGTCCTGAAGTTCGACACGAACGGCAAGCTCACCAACGTCATCCCGACAATGATGGACGGCAAGCCGGTCCTCTCGCCGGACAATCCGACACTGGCTTTGCAGGCGGACCCTTCCAAGAAGACGCCGGCCTTCAACCTCAAACGTTCCGGTGGCTACGAGGGGCTGGCGCTGTCCAAGGACGGTACGAAGCTCTATGGCCTGCTCGAAGGACCGCTTTGGATCGACAACGAATCAGTCGAGCAGGCGGATGGCCGTCCGGCGCTCCGCATCGTCGAACTCGACGCTGCGCGCAAGAGCTGGACCGGACGCAGCTGGCTCTATCCGCTTGCCGAAGGCGGCGAGGCGATCGGCGACTTCAACATGCTCGACGAAAAGACGGCGCTGGTGATCGAACGCGACAATGGCGCCGGCACCCTCGACAAGGCCTGTGCAGACCCCAAGGATCCGAAGCCGGATTGCTTCGCGGTCGGATCGAAGCTGAAGCGCATCTACAAGATTGAAATGACCGAGGAAAACATCGGCAAGGCGGTGCGCAAGATCGGCTATATCGATCTCCTGAAGATCGCCGATCCGGACAACCGGAAGCGCCAGGGCGGCGGCGACGGCTACTACGACATGCCCTTCGTCACCATCGAGAACGTCGATCGGGTGGACGACACGCATATCATCGTCGGCAACGACAACAATCTGCCCTTTTCAGCCGGGCGCGCGCTGGACAAGGCCGACGACAACGAGTTCGTGCTGCTTGAAGTCGGCGAATTCCTCAAGGCCGAATAG
- the aspS gene encoding aspartate--tRNA ligase, with the protein MHRYRSHTCAALRKSDVGSTVRLSGWVHRVRDHGGVLFIDLRDHYGITQVVADPDSPAFKMAETVRGEWVIRIDGSVKARTEDTINKNMPTGEIELYAREIEVLSAAKELPLPVFGEPDYPEDVRLKYRFLDLRRETLHKNIVRRTEVIAAMRRGMTEIGFTEYTTPILTASSPEGARDFLVPSRIHPGTFYALPQAPQQYKQLLMVAGFDRYFQIAPCFRDEDPRADRLPGEFYQLDLEMSFVEQEDVWDTMEPMIRAIFSDFAGGKPVTEKFQRIPYDTAIRKYGSDKPDLRNPIEMQEVTQHFAGSGFKVFANMIASNPKVEIWAIPAKTGGSRAFCDRMNAWAQSQGQPGLGYIFWRKEGEKLEGAGPLAKNIGEERTDAIRTQLGLEDGDACFFVAGEPAKFYKFAGEARTRAGEELNLVDRDRFELCWIVDFPFYEWNEDEKRVDFAHNPFSMPQGGLQGLSGDDLLSIKAFQYDMVCNGFEIASGSIRNQSPELMVKAFENVGLSQADVEEQFGGLYRAFQYGAPPHGGMAFGIDRIVMLLVGAKNLREISLFPMNQQAVDLLMGAPSPATPAQLRELAIRPIPQKKD; encoded by the coding sequence ATGCACCGTTACCGCAGCCACACCTGTGCCGCCCTCCGAAAGTCGGACGTCGGCTCCACCGTTCGCCTTTCCGGCTGGGTTCACCGCGTCCGCGACCATGGCGGCGTGCTCTTTATCGACCTGCGCGACCATTACGGCATTACCCAGGTCGTCGCCGATCCGGATTCGCCGGCCTTCAAGATGGCTGAAACCGTGCGCGGTGAATGGGTCATTCGCATCGACGGAAGCGTCAAGGCTCGCACCGAGGACACGATCAACAAGAACATGCCGACCGGCGAGATCGAGCTCTATGCCCGCGAGATCGAAGTGCTGTCGGCCGCCAAGGAGCTGCCGCTGCCGGTCTTCGGCGAGCCGGATTATCCGGAAGATGTGCGCCTCAAGTATCGCTTCCTCGATCTCCGCCGCGAGACCTTGCACAAGAACATCGTCAGGCGCACCGAGGTCATCGCCGCCATGCGCCGCGGCATGACCGAGATCGGCTTCACCGAATATACGACACCGATCCTGACGGCTTCGTCGCCGGAAGGCGCGCGCGACTTCCTCGTGCCGAGCCGCATTCATCCCGGGACCTTCTACGCGCTGCCGCAGGCGCCGCAGCAATACAAGCAGCTGCTGATGGTGGCCGGCTTCGACCGCTATTTCCAGATCGCCCCGTGCTTCCGCGACGAGGACCCGCGCGCCGACCGGCTGCCTGGCGAGTTCTACCAGCTCGACCTCGAAATGAGCTTCGTCGAGCAGGAAGACGTATGGGACACGATGGAGCCGATGATCCGCGCGATCTTTTCGGATTTCGCCGGCGGCAAGCCGGTCACCGAAAAGTTCCAGCGCATCCCGTATGACACGGCCATCCGCAAGTATGGTTCCGACAAGCCGGACCTCCGCAACCCGATCGAGATGCAGGAGGTCACCCAGCATTTCGCCGGCTCCGGCTTTAAGGTCTTCGCCAACATGATCGCCTCGAACCCGAAGGTGGAGATCTGGGCGATTCCGGCCAAGACCGGCGGCTCCAGGGCATTCTGCGACCGCATGAACGCCTGGGCCCAGAGCCAGGGGCAGCCCGGCCTCGGCTATATCTTCTGGCGCAAGGAAGGCGAGAAGCTCGAAGGTGCAGGCCCGCTTGCCAAGAACATCGGCGAGGAGCGCACCGATGCGATCCGTACGCAGCTTGGCCTTGAGGATGGCGATGCCTGCTTCTTCGTCGCCGGTGAGCCGGCCAAATTCTACAAGTTCGCCGGCGAGGCCCGCACCAGGGCCGGCGAGGAACTGAACCTCGTCGATCGCGACCGCTTCGAACTGTGCTGGATCGTCGACTTCCCGTTTTATGAATGGAACGAGGACGAGAAGCGCGTCGACTTCGCCCACAACCCTTTCTCGATGCCGCAGGGCGGGCTGCAAGGGTTGTCGGGCGATGATCTGCTGTCGATCAAGGCGTTCCAGTACGACATGGTCTGCAACGGCTTTGAGATCGCATCCGGCTCGATCCGTAACCAGTCGCCGGAACTGATGGTCAAGGCATTCGAGAATGTCGGGCTCAGCCAGGCGGACGTCGAAGAGCAGTTTGGTGGTCTCTACCGCGCCTTCCAATACGGTGCCCCGCCGCATGGCGGCATGGCCTTCGGTATCGACCGTATCGTCATGCTGCTCGTCGGCGCCAAGAACCTGCGCGAGATCTCGCTGTTCCCGATGAACCAGCAAGCCGTCGATCTGCTGATGGGCGCGCCATCGCCGGCAACGCCGGCGCAACTGCGCGAGCTGGCGATCCGTCCGATACCGCAGAAGAAGGACTGA